A portion of the Bacteroides faecium genome contains these proteins:
- a CDS encoding RagB/SusD family nutrient uptake outer membrane protein yields MKRIIYIIAALFACTSCSDAFLDNAPKGKYHEGNYDMGTAQELLVLATLMDGYNVFAQQTWPVTAMQCHTTDNTHPGGPSGDGGVDFSQFPTMSFTPANSMFNTYYSLQFTAITKANEALQMLKDLEEANGVTAETRQYRAEAYFIRAAAYFRLTQAFGAVPYVDRVMGKDEEIADQLSATVIRNKYLPELIGVINDLPTRKEAVSSGNIGRATQNAARAIIAKTYLYEKDYGNCLTYTGQIISSEDNDLSTPYAEMFLEENEFGPESVWEINADYKPDQNISIIGENNQWCLMNGVRGFPNLGWGHNAPSENLMNDYESNDPRFGATVLEHGEKVDGEEVVASNYKYFNRKAYCRKSERSLYGRADWCYGYWSNLRIIRYADIVLMHAEAACETNDLDEAKRKLEMVRARARNGQSVLPEIKTTDKDELREKIRHERRIELALEFERYFDLVRWGIAEDKITNFVVGKHEVFPLPQTEIDKSNGKLQQNPKY; encoded by the coding sequence ATGAAACGAATCATTTATATAATAGCAGCATTATTCGCCTGTACTTCTTGCAGCGATGCTTTTCTGGACAATGCACCGAAGGGGAAATATCATGAAGGTAATTATGATATGGGCACCGCACAGGAACTTCTTGTCCTCGCTACGCTAATGGACGGCTACAATGTATTCGCCCAACAAACCTGGCCCGTGACAGCCATGCAATGCCATACAACAGACAACACCCACCCCGGAGGACCTTCGGGCGACGGCGGTGTAGACTTCAGCCAGTTTCCTACCATGTCATTCACGCCGGCCAACAGTATGTTTAATACCTACTACTCTCTTCAATTCACCGCCATCACCAAAGCCAACGAAGCCTTGCAGATGTTGAAAGACTTAGAAGAAGCCAACGGGGTAACAGCAGAAACCAGACAATACAGAGCCGAAGCCTATTTTATCCGTGCAGCAGCGTACTTCCGCCTGACACAGGCATTCGGTGCGGTTCCCTACGTAGACAGGGTAATGGGAAAAGACGAGGAAATAGCCGACCAGCTTAGTGCAACCGTTATCCGCAACAAGTATCTGCCCGAACTGATAGGAGTGATAAACGACCTGCCTACCCGCAAAGAAGCAGTCAGCTCGGGAAACATCGGACGTGCCACCCAAAACGCTGCCCGTGCCATCATCGCCAAAACTTACCTGTATGAAAAGGATTACGGCAACTGCCTGACCTACACGGGACAAATCATCAGTTCCGAGGATAATGACCTCTCTACTCCTTATGCGGAAATGTTTTTGGAAGAGAACGAATTCGGCCCCGAATCTGTCTGGGAAATCAACGCTGACTACAAACCTGACCAAAACATCTCCATTATCGGCGAAAACAACCAATGGTGCCTGATGAACGGTGTACGCGGATTCCCAAACTTAGGCTGGGGACATAATGCACCCAGCGAGAACCTGATGAACGATTACGAAAGTAACGACCCGCGTTTCGGTGCTACCGTACTGGAACACGGTGAAAAGGTGGATGGTGAAGAAGTGGTGGCAAGCAACTACAAATACTTCAACAGGAAAGCCTATTGCCGGAAAAGCGAACGTTCGCTCTACGGACGTGCCGACTGGTGTTATGGTTACTGGAGCAATCTCCGCATCATCCGTTATGCCGACATCGTACTGATGCACGCCGAAGCTGCCTGCGAAACCAATGACCTCGATGAAGCAAAGAGGAAACTTGAAATGGTAAGAGCCCGCGCCCGTAACGGTCAGTCGGTATTACCCGAAATAAAGACTACCGACAAAGACGAATTAAGAGAGAAAATCCGTCACGAACGCCGCATCGAACTGGCGTTGGAATTTGAACGTTATTTCGACCTGGTACGCTGGGGGATTGCCGAAGACAAGATAACCAACTTCGTTGTCGGCAAACACGAGGTATTCCCTCTCCCGCAAACGGAAATTGACAAGTCGAACGGTAAATTGCAACAAAATCCTAAGTATTAA
- a CDS encoding GNAT family N-acetyltransferase translates to MECKIRCWRIEDAEDIAETLNNKNILDNLRDGIPFPYTVHDAKEFIQAMNAADSESTFSFAITVDDKAIGSIGAFRQSNIHSRTAEVGYYIAEPYWGQGIGTSAVKQLCEYVFQNTDIIRLFAEPFAHNASSCRILEKCGFELEGTLRKNAVKNGVVMDMKMYSILKE, encoded by the coding sequence ATGGAATGTAAAATACGTTGTTGGCGGATAGAGGATGCAGAAGATATTGCAGAGACACTGAATAATAAGAATATACTGGATAACCTGCGGGATGGCATCCCCTTTCCATATACAGTGCATGATGCAAAGGAGTTTATACAGGCAATGAATGCCGCCGATTCGGAAAGTACGTTCTCATTTGCAATAACTGTCGATGATAAGGCAATAGGGAGCATAGGTGCCTTCCGTCAGAGCAACATACATTCGAGAACTGCCGAAGTGGGATATTACATTGCAGAGCCTTATTGGGGGCAAGGTATCGGTACAAGTGCTGTGAAACAATTATGCGAATATGTCTTTCAAAATACGGATATAATCCGACTGTTTGCCGAACCTTTTGCACATAATGCCTCTTCTTGCCGCATCCTTGAGAAATGCGGGTTTGAGTTAGAGGGGACATTGAGGAAGAATGCGGTAAAAAATGGTGTTGTGATGGATATGAAGATGTATTCAATTCTGAAAGAATGA
- a CDS encoding triple tyrosine motif-containing protein → MRYNWIFWLYTLLSFACLSPGTAQTPVQITNYNYKNYKGGIQNWGITVSPEQVLYSSNNNGLLRYNGNDWALLEPGERSTVRAVCCIGNRIYTAGDNNIGYWQYDANGKINYTSLLSLVNKLGIKGETFWSIAETEGKVYFHSFGNIIWYDGKDMGYLVKNDCCVSLYPAGDKLFTQKCGGALMQIRDNKLESFCEDTIFLNGETKFMFRIADDEYIIGQTSGKIYTLKGNTVTPLLQLENANHIPVRIDCGSIWKDELLAVGTIGDGLFLINLKNGQQTHYHSSQLQDLNIHGLCFAAENFLWLSLDNGISSVILEPATYLWKTNTDIGTFFDAASFNGKTYIASNQGTYIYEEDGKKIQTSMYPLQFYNLKNELLCGTTTQLFKMKAGQPHFEPFCNINGVRQFEYIADRGDEYIFLRSYSGIALLEYKDNTWRYRSLLLDTEDYASIMPENLHTVWAIHPEKGIFRLRIDKNLNQITDFENFSEIDGYANYNRISLFKVEDKILFATPKGIYMFDITGKSFRKQEQISREILYLNKLQSIKSAYKNDIWVATDEELFLYHISDLSARLIMHWPFVDNELMLYDKHYNLKSINDSITFVSTCEGTVVINSKMVGRCAADPYPLRIETFCFTDNGNATSYADFHQQEIELPNTATNITVQVTTGLDTHATSIAYRLPGVANDWSTWQTSGTIHFTNLPSGSYRLEIKDSNQNTLMVPILVSPPLYKRTWMIIFYILILITITVGIVTFINERKRRILLRKYRKEQRKHTEELQKQAYEQLQEKVRNQESELKNRMRFLTQKQELLDTIAEEVETQKKELGDRYPNKLYQRLMKIIQEGATEKDKFLSFENYFVEVHYEFMLRVQKTHPSLSASELKFCCLLRANLSTKEISVIMGIALRSVELKKYRLKQKLNLDANSSLSSYILSI, encoded by the coding sequence ATGAGATACAATTGGATTTTCTGGCTATACACTCTATTATCTTTTGCCTGTCTCTCGCCGGGCACAGCACAGACGCCTGTGCAAATCACCAACTATAATTATAAAAACTACAAAGGCGGGATTCAGAACTGGGGCATTACGGTTTCTCCCGAACAGGTTCTTTACAGCAGCAATAACAACGGACTACTGAGATATAACGGCAATGACTGGGCACTTCTCGAACCGGGCGAGCGAAGTACCGTACGTGCGGTCTGCTGTATCGGGAACCGGATTTACACAGCAGGCGACAACAACATCGGCTACTGGCAATATGATGCGAACGGAAAAATCAACTATACATCTCTTCTGTCTCTGGTAAATAAGCTTGGAATCAAAGGGGAGACTTTTTGGAGTATAGCCGAAACGGAAGGCAAAGTATATTTCCATTCTTTCGGCAATATTATCTGGTATGACGGCAAGGATATGGGTTATCTGGTGAAAAACGACTGTTGTGTTTCTCTCTATCCGGCAGGTGACAAACTGTTTACGCAGAAGTGCGGCGGTGCTCTCATGCAAATTCGCGACAATAAGCTGGAAAGCTTCTGCGAGGATACAATCTTCCTGAATGGAGAAACTAAATTCATGTTTCGGATTGCCGATGATGAATATATTATCGGGCAGACCAGCGGGAAGATATATACACTGAAAGGTAATACCGTAACCCCGCTACTCCAGTTGGAAAATGCCAATCATATCCCCGTCCGGATAGACTGCGGAAGTATTTGGAAAGACGAATTACTTGCTGTCGGAACCATAGGCGACGGCTTGTTTCTGATTAACCTGAAAAACGGGCAACAGACGCATTATCATTCTTCGCAACTGCAAGACCTCAATATTCATGGTTTGTGTTTCGCCGCCGAGAACTTCCTTTGGCTCTCGCTTGACAACGGAATATCATCGGTTATCCTCGAACCGGCAACTTATCTATGGAAAACAAATACTGACATAGGCACTTTCTTCGATGCGGCATCTTTCAACGGAAAGACTTATATCGCTTCCAACCAAGGTACTTATATATACGAAGAAGACGGCAAAAAGATACAGACTTCGATGTATCCCCTTCAGTTCTACAACCTGAAGAATGAGTTATTGTGCGGCACTACCACCCAGTTATTCAAGATGAAAGCCGGGCAGCCCCACTTCGAACCGTTCTGCAACATAAACGGTGTCAGGCAGTTCGAATATATAGCCGACCGCGGGGATGAATATATTTTCCTGCGTTCTTATTCCGGAATTGCACTGCTCGAATATAAGGATAACACTTGGAGATACCGTTCCTTACTTCTGGATACCGAAGATTACGCCAGCATCATGCCCGAAAATCTTCATACCGTATGGGCTATCCACCCGGAAAAGGGAATCTTCCGCCTGCGCATCGACAAAAACCTGAATCAGATAACAGATTTCGAAAACTTCTCCGAAATAGACGGATATGCCAACTACAACAGAATCAGCCTGTTCAAAGTGGAAGATAAAATCCTGTTTGCAACACCCAAAGGGATTTATATGTTCGACATCACCGGCAAGAGTTTCAGGAAACAAGAACAAATAAGCAGAGAAATACTGTATCTTAACAAGCTGCAATCCATAAAATCCGCCTATAAGAATGATATCTGGGTTGCCACGGATGAAGAATTGTTCCTGTATCATATATCCGACTTATCAGCCCGGTTGATAATGCACTGGCCTTTCGTCGATAACGAACTGATGCTTTACGACAAGCATTATAATCTGAAATCAATAAACGATTCGATTACATTCGTCTCTACCTGTGAAGGTACTGTCGTTATTAACAGCAAAATGGTAGGCCGTTGTGCAGCAGACCCGTATCCCCTGCGGATAGAGACATTCTGTTTCACCGATAACGGCAATGCCACTTCCTATGCAGATTTTCATCAGCAGGAAATCGAACTACCCAATACAGCAACCAATATTACTGTCCAAGTTACTACCGGCTTGGATACTCATGCCACTTCCATAGCTTATCGTCTTCCCGGCGTTGCCAATGACTGGAGTACGTGGCAGACTTCGGGTACTATTCATTTCACGAATCTGCCTTCCGGCAGCTACCGGCTCGAAATCAAAGACAGTAACCAAAATACTTTAATGGTTCCTATACTGGTTTCTCCCCCTCTCTACAAGCGGACATGGATGATTATATTCTATATTCTGATACTAATAACAATTACCGTAGGAATAGTGACATTTATCAATGAACGGAAACGCAGGATTCTTCTCCGGAAATACCGGAAAGAACAGAGAAAGCATACGGAAGAATTGCAGAAACAGGCCTACGAACAATTGCAGGAGAAAGTAAGGAACCAGGAAAGTGAGCTTAAAAACCGTATGCGTTTCCTTACCCAGAAACAGGAATTGCTGGATACGATTGCGGAAGAAGTTGAAACACAAAAGAAGGAATTGGGAGACCGTTATCCTAACAAACTCTATCAACGGCTCATGAAGATTATTCAGGAAGGAGCTACGGAAAAAGACAAGTTCCTGTCGTTTGAAAACTATTTCGTGGAAGTTCACTATGAATTTATGCTACGCGTGCAGAAGACACACCCTTCTCTCTCGGCTTCCGAACTGAAATTCTGCTGCCTGTTAAGGGCTAACTTATCTACAAAAGAGATTTCTGTCATTATGGGCATTGCGCTCCGTTCGGTTGAACTGAAGAAATACAGGCTTAAACAGAAGTTGAATCTGGACGCAAACAGCAGCCTGAGTTCTTACATACTGAGTATCTGA
- a CDS encoding GH35 family beta-galactosidase, giving the protein MKKLLTTILCLILLTGTSMMNARPPMQASMNTEVPSKLVKNENGSWQLIVNGKPFIMLAGELHNSSASTTEYLNSLWAPLKTLNLNTVLAPIAWEQFEPQEGIYDYTLIDNMIDGARKNGFKLSVLWFGSWKNGESSYAPTWVKEDTKRFFRVKNVEGKEIETLSPFCENTMKADAKAFRILVEHIKKMDQATGTVIALQPENEVGIFQDMDYTKASLTAYGQEVPQALIQYMKKNRKNLRKELLSVWKENGAKTSGTWKTVFGDNAWSKSFYTTWQYATYIDFVAAGAKEIYPLPTFCNCWLVQKPDDMPGVYPNGGPVSRVMDIWKAAAPHINVLAPDIYLSDFKNIVADYHRADNPLLIPEAVMKPANAFWAFGEHSALCYSPFGIEDGADNFTFAQSYKVLDELMPLITEHQGSNRMIGVMKMPGESERTVTMGDYQLCIKYDAEDAYGLIIRTEKNEFVVAGINFKVYFTSTDKKKTGYIKQVWEGGYDTDGEWKATRLLNGDETYHNAVLIAKGRRTFTSEKSNNYNADHSDEIFVYSPTSYQAVWSPGIYRVTTYLR; this is encoded by the coding sequence ATGAAGAAATTATTGACTACTATACTGTGCTTGATTCTACTAACAGGAACTTCAATGATGAATGCTCGCCCCCCAATGCAAGCTTCAATGAATACCGAAGTTCCGTCCAAACTGGTCAAGAACGAAAACGGAAGCTGGCAACTGATAGTGAACGGCAAACCTTTCATCATGCTGGCAGGCGAACTGCACAACTCTTCGGCCTCAACGACCGAGTATCTGAACAGCCTATGGGCTCCCTTGAAAACACTGAACCTGAACACGGTTCTCGCCCCTATCGCCTGGGAACAGTTTGAACCGCAAGAAGGTATATATGATTATACATTGATAGATAATATGATAGATGGAGCCCGGAAGAACGGATTCAAACTGTCTGTCCTGTGGTTCGGCAGTTGGAAGAACGGAGAATCAAGCTATGCCCCCACTTGGGTGAAAGAGGATACCAAGCGTTTTTTCCGCGTGAAGAATGTGGAAGGAAAGGAAATCGAAACGCTTTCCCCTTTCTGCGAAAATACCATGAAAGCAGACGCCAAAGCATTCAGAATATTGGTGGAACACATCAAAAAAATGGATCAGGCAACGGGAACGGTCATCGCCCTGCAACCGGAAAACGAGGTGGGTATCTTTCAGGATATGGACTACACAAAAGCCTCACTTACGGCATATGGGCAGGAAGTTCCTCAGGCACTTATCCAATATATGAAGAAAAACCGCAAGAACCTGCGTAAGGAACTGCTTTCCGTATGGAAGGAGAATGGAGCCAAAACTTCCGGTACATGGAAAACGGTCTTCGGAGACAATGCCTGGAGCAAGAGTTTCTACACCACTTGGCAGTATGCCACTTACATTGATTTTGTCGCTGCCGGTGCGAAAGAGATTTATCCGCTGCCTACCTTCTGTAACTGCTGGCTGGTGCAAAAGCCTGATGACATGCCGGGAGTTTATCCCAACGGCGGGCCGGTATCCCGTGTAATGGACATCTGGAAAGCAGCCGCACCGCATATTAATGTGCTTGCTCCGGATATTTATCTGTCCGACTTCAAGAATATTGTGGCAGACTACCACCGTGCTGATAATCCGTTATTGATTCCCGAAGCTGTGATGAAACCGGCTAATGCTTTCTGGGCATTCGGCGAACATAGTGCACTTTGTTATTCACCTTTCGGTATCGAAGACGGTGCGGATAATTTCACCTTCGCGCAATCCTATAAAGTGCTGGATGAACTGATGCCGCTTATTACCGAACACCAAGGCAGCAACCGCATGATTGGCGTAATGAAAATGCCGGGTGAGTCGGAACGTACAGTGACGATGGGAGATTATCAACTATGTATCAAATACGATGCTGAAGATGCTTATGGATTGATTATCCGGACTGAAAAGAATGAGTTCGTCGTTGCCGGAATCAACTTCAAGGTTTATTTCACTTCTACCGACAAAAAGAAAACGGGCTATATCAAGCAAGTATGGGAAGGCGGTTACGATACGGACGGTGAGTGGAAAGCCACCCGTTTGCTCAACGGCGACGAGACTTACCACAACGCTGTACTGATTGCCAAAGGACGTCGTACGTTTACATCGGAAAAGAGTAACAACTACAATGCCGACCACAGCGACGAGATATTTGTTTACTCACCTACTTCCTATCAGGCAGTCTGGAGTCCGGGTATATATCGTGTGACAACCTATCTACGATAA
- a CDS encoding glucoamylase family protein, with protein MILNITAALFSALILWNCVEDESTLGESTVNNDNTYSPLIVKAAMNDQQQKVISYFYEGANPATGMAYNGSTSKTTLTTGATGMGIMNLVIGVERGWISREDAADHIVKIVRFLKTADRFAGAWAHWYRPDGKILPFGNQNEAGEIVETAFMMGGLLTACEYFTGNSEAEKEIRETTNYFWETIEWNHFVNNGRLYWIWHKDTNTYELPLIGWNETLLVYILAMAAPDKHKVSTDIYKNCWQGRNFATPGRKTYGYLMPLGTEYGNALFLSQYSFLGLDPRAMEDKYTYYWTQNVSHTMVNRHYCIYEAPEEYKYSESDWGLTACGGCGKNPEYKSREPFKDDGIIAPTAAISAFPYTPFYSTQVLMNLIRNYPKLNGTYGLNISYCPSDKSVGTEYLAMEHAPMAIMMENYRTGLIWKLLMKNEYVQKGLQLAEIRTTPEYTPGFYLATVNTATHVYDMMRHPDREKYEIDFYTKASGNGLLVLTNMKNEEIYRTNIELAAGTNIISFFDNSILRGKKYTLTVTDGANQSYSIPVTLR; from the coding sequence ATGATATTAAATATAACCGCTGCCTTGTTCTCGGCACTCATATTGTGGAACTGTGTGGAAGATGAATCGACATTGGGCGAATCGACCGTGAACAACGACAACACCTATTCGCCACTTATTGTGAAAGCTGCCATGAACGACCAACAGCAGAAGGTTATCAGTTATTTCTATGAAGGTGCCAATCCGGCAACCGGAATGGCTTACAACGGGTCTACAAGTAAAACGACCCTTACTACCGGTGCCACAGGAATGGGTATCATGAATCTTGTGATAGGGGTGGAACGTGGCTGGATCAGCCGTGAAGATGCCGCCGACCATATCGTAAAGATAGTCCGCTTCCTGAAAACAGCCGACCGCTTTGCCGGAGCCTGGGCACACTGGTACAGACCCGACGGCAAAATCCTCCCCTTCGGAAACCAGAATGAAGCCGGAGAAATTGTGGAAACTGCTTTCATGATGGGCGGCTTATTGACCGCCTGCGAATATTTCACCGGTAACAGCGAAGCCGAAAAGGAAATCCGCGAAACGACAAACTATTTTTGGGAGACCATCGAATGGAACCATTTCGTGAACAACGGCCGCTTATACTGGATATGGCACAAAGATACCAATACCTACGAACTGCCCTTGATAGGCTGGAACGAAACTCTATTGGTATATATATTGGCCATGGCGGCACCGGACAAGCATAAAGTATCGACAGATATCTACAAGAATTGCTGGCAAGGCCGCAACTTTGCCACTCCCGGCAGAAAAACGTATGGTTACCTGATGCCATTGGGCACTGAATATGGCAACGCACTTTTCCTGTCCCAATATTCTTTCCTCGGACTGGACCCCAGAGCCATGGAAGACAAATATACCTACTACTGGACACAGAACGTAAGCCATACAATGGTCAACCGCCATTACTGCATATACGAGGCTCCGGAAGAATATAAATATTCGGAATCCGACTGGGGGCTGACTGCCTGCGGCGGTTGCGGTAAAAATCCCGAATACAAATCGCGCGAACCATTCAAAGATGACGGTATCATTGCACCTACGGCAGCAATCAGCGCTTTTCCATATACCCCGTTCTACTCTACACAAGTATTGATGAACCTGATAAGAAATTACCCGAAGCTGAACGGTACCTACGGGCTTAACATATCCTACTGCCCTTCCGACAAATCCGTAGGAACGGAATACCTGGCAATGGAGCACGCACCGATGGCTATCATGATGGAAAACTACCGCACGGGGCTTATCTGGAAACTGCTGATGAAAAACGAGTATGTGCAGAAAGGTCTCCAACTGGCAGAAATCAGGACGACTCCCGAATATACCCCGGGATTTTATCTGGCAACCGTCAACACCGCAACCCATGTATATGACATGATGCGTCACCCCGACCGTGAAAAGTATGAAATAGACTTCTATACCAAGGCTTCGGGCAACGGACTGCTCGTACTGACGAATATGAAAAACGAAGAGATTTACCGCACTAATATCGAACTGGCAGCAGGCACCAATATCATTTCTTTCTTCGACAACTCCATCCTAAGAGGGAAGAAATACACGCTCACAGTGACCGACGGTGCAAACCAGTCTTATTCTATTCCCGTAACTTTAAGATAA
- a CDS encoding BACON domain-containing protein → MKHIYCIFISLCMTLFIWSCKDSEEIAPASLTINKNELSFTGYRSTLAVKVDATRRWSAVASEYWITISPDNYPGINESFIANVAVTVSDNATGQPREGHVTFFLQDEEVITLTVKQSIQDEGERPDEEFPITWANLQWAASYLIKPGEYFEAGSKVFADGITNAVDSETGEDITCDIGYSLADTDPSGEGWTWISCPFNADWGNDFYYQGRIENLPAGTYFYNFRFRNGSGPYKYAGTDGLWDGEVNINGKFEVKEEEEEQEEYASIEDYSQLSISWAILGDWTAKNPILQGEQFETGAQVFIEGLTDLGTGTANKHVTCEIGYSTTNSDPSGAGWTWHSCHWNGQWGNNHYYQGKTPEISTPGTYYYTFRFRIDEGTYAYAGTDGLWNGTSSTYKTFQVTM, encoded by the coding sequence ATGAAACACATATATTGTATATTTATCTCTCTTTGCATGACTCTATTCATTTGGAGTTGTAAAGATTCCGAAGAGATAGCCCCGGCATCTCTGACTATCAATAAGAATGAACTGTCATTCACCGGATATAGAAGCACTCTTGCCGTCAAAGTGGACGCCACCCGTCGCTGGAGTGCTGTTGCTTCCGAATACTGGATTACCATAAGCCCCGACAACTATCCCGGAATAAATGAGAGTTTCATAGCGAATGTAGCTGTCACTGTCTCCGACAATGCAACAGGTCAGCCCCGCGAAGGACATGTCACTTTTTTCCTGCAAGACGAAGAGGTAATCACCCTGACCGTCAAGCAAAGTATTCAGGATGAAGGAGAAAGACCGGATGAAGAGTTTCCTATCACATGGGCAAATCTACAATGGGCAGCTTCTTATCTTATCAAACCGGGAGAGTATTTCGAAGCCGGTTCCAAAGTATTTGCCGATGGCATCACCAATGCTGTGGATAGCGAGACGGGAGAGGATATCACCTGCGACATCGGCTATTCGCTCGCTGACACCGACCCGTCGGGTGAAGGTTGGACATGGATTTCATGCCCGTTCAATGCCGATTGGGGCAATGACTTCTATTACCAGGGACGTATCGAAAACCTTCCTGCCGGCACTTACTTTTATAATTTCCGTTTCCGCAATGGTTCGGGCCCTTACAAATATGCAGGAACAGACGGACTTTGGGATGGAGAAGTAAACATCAACGGAAAGTTTGAAGTGAAAGAAGAAGAGGAAGAACAAGAGGAATACGCAAGCATCGAAGATTACAGCCAACTATCCATCAGTTGGGCAATACTCGGTGACTGGACAGCCAAGAATCCTATCCTACAAGGAGAACAGTTTGAAACGGGCGCACAGGTATTCATCGAAGGATTAACCGACTTGGGAACAGGCACTGCCAACAAACATGTGACTTGTGAAATCGGTTACTCCACAACAAATTCTGACCCGTCGGGAGCCGGTTGGACATGGCATTCTTGCCATTGGAACGGACAATGGGGAAACAATCACTATTATCAAGGCAAAACTCCCGAAATCTCGACTCCAGGAACATATTATTATACTTTCCGTTTCAGAATAGACGAAGGAACTTATGCCTATGCAGGAACAGACGGGCTTTGGAATGGTACAAGCAGCACCTATAAAACTTTTCAGGTAACAATGTAA